From the genome of Fimbriimonadaceae bacterium, one region includes:
- a CDS encoding S9 family peptidase — MRRQILLSFLAVAAVVAAAPVLAGQQPKKILDPSVWDGWKSVQNAGLSRTGKWMMYRLSPQSGDAELVVMSTAGGTTYKTARATGVRITRDEKFAVMTIVPPKADVDKARQEKKPAAQQPKNSLGIMDLSNGNVTLVEKLRSFRMADKDNGWIAYQLEPPAPPAGAAGGGSARPGGGGGGTDQEPANQEPKQEEKKEESKKRRNHTVGSEVILRELATANEVKIADVSSFTFTEDGSLLVYATSTKDGAGDGVFLRDMASGTTTEVVKGLGVYRSLGFDKKKSQIAFVSDKEDYKPEQSSVSVFVYDIGRKSLRTVAKEGTQGIPRGWWVSPNSNATFSESGKRLIISTVSKPGPEVKDETPEEDRVSVDIWNWKDPLLMPQQLKQTQQVLNKTYDAVVYLDSGRVLQLETEEMPNVSIGNQNDADVAIGVDPAPYQQLISWDQGYQDIYKVNLRNNERTLLLRKSATGVSLSPSAKYGLYFDENKGHWFVIDMASGKSVNITVQIPNPVYNVLNDVPAKAGPEGSGGWIDDDKGVLIYDQFDIWLCDPTGKAAPKNITNELGRWRQWELRIIRTDTEDRDIDPNKPLLLRMTDTQTMATGFFTDTVAGDAYPEKLLLEDKNLGFADKATEGDQVLMTRGTFTEYPNLWLTDMTFKNQKQVSDANPQQKEYNWGTTEIVRWTSTDGQKMSGVLVKPENFDPSKKYPMIVYFYERSLNQLHNHRVPAPSASVINPTEYASNGYLVFMPDIVYRDGYPGESAEQCILSGTAAVIDRGYVDPKRVGVQGQSWGGYQAAFLITRTRMFAAACAGAPVVNMFSAYGGIRWGSGLVRQMQYEQGQSRIGGTMWEKPLQYIENSPIFWVDKIETPLLMMNNDQDGAVPYWQGIEMFTAMRRLGKPAWLFVYNGEDHNLVQRKNRKDWSVRMLQFFDYYLKDGPAPVWLIEGVPAVKKGKTMGTETVPPKKGG; from the coding sequence GATGAGAAGTTCGCGGTGATGACGATCGTGCCGCCAAAGGCCGACGTGGATAAGGCAAGACAGGAGAAGAAGCCTGCTGCGCAGCAGCCGAAGAACTCTCTTGGCATCATGGACCTCTCGAACGGAAATGTGACGCTCGTTGAAAAGCTGCGTTCTTTCCGCATGGCAGACAAGGATAACGGCTGGATTGCTTATCAGCTTGAGCCCCCGGCACCTCCCGCAGGGGCAGCCGGAGGGGGTAGCGCTCGGCCTGGCGGTGGTGGTGGCGGTACAGACCAAGAGCCCGCGAATCAGGAGCCGAAGCAGGAAGAGAAGAAAGAGGAATCTAAGAAGCGAAGGAACCACACGGTGGGCTCCGAGGTCATCCTGCGAGAGCTTGCCACGGCGAACGAAGTCAAGATTGCCGACGTTTCCAGTTTCACCTTTACGGAGGACGGCAGCCTGCTGGTTTATGCCACGTCAACTAAGGATGGAGCGGGCGATGGAGTCTTCCTCCGCGATATGGCTTCGGGGACGACAACAGAGGTTGTGAAAGGTCTGGGCGTTTATCGTTCGCTTGGCTTTGACAAGAAGAAGAGCCAGATCGCGTTTGTGAGCGATAAGGAAGACTACAAGCCGGAGCAATCGAGCGTCAGCGTGTTTGTGTACGATATCGGCCGCAAGTCGCTGCGGACGGTCGCAAAAGAAGGGACGCAGGGCATTCCTCGGGGCTGGTGGGTTTCGCCAAACTCCAATGCAACGTTTTCGGAGAGTGGAAAGCGGCTCATCATCTCGACCGTCTCTAAGCCGGGGCCTGAGGTGAAGGATGAGACCCCCGAAGAGGACCGCGTATCCGTCGACATCTGGAACTGGAAAGACCCTCTGCTGATGCCCCAACAGCTCAAGCAGACTCAGCAGGTTTTGAACAAGACGTACGACGCAGTCGTTTATCTGGATTCTGGACGCGTGCTTCAGCTTGAAACGGAAGAGATGCCTAACGTGAGCATCGGCAATCAGAACGATGCCGACGTTGCGATTGGAGTGGATCCGGCACCCTATCAACAACTGATTTCGTGGGATCAGGGTTACCAAGACATCTACAAGGTGAACCTGCGAAACAATGAACGGACGCTGCTCCTGCGAAAGAGCGCGACCGGTGTTTCCCTTTCGCCATCGGCTAAGTACGGTCTGTACTTCGATGAGAACAAGGGTCACTGGTTTGTGATCGATATGGCGAGCGGCAAGTCGGTGAACATCACTGTCCAGATTCCCAATCCGGTCTATAACGTGCTCAACGACGTCCCGGCGAAAGCTGGTCCTGAAGGGTCGGGCGGTTGGATCGACGACGACAAGGGCGTGTTGATCTACGACCAGTTCGACATTTGGCTTTGCGACCCGACGGGCAAAGCTGCACCGAAGAACATCACCAACGAATTGGGGCGATGGAGACAATGGGAGCTTCGGATTATTCGCACGGATACTGAGGATCGCGACATTGATCCCAACAAGCCGCTGCTTTTGAGAATGACCGACACGCAGACGATGGCGACAGGGTTTTTTACCGATACGGTTGCGGGCGATGCCTACCCTGAGAAGCTGCTGCTTGAAGATAAGAACCTTGGTTTTGCCGACAAGGCTACCGAGGGCGACCAGGTCTTGATGACGCGGGGCACGTTCACCGAGTATCCCAACCTATGGCTGACGGATATGACCTTCAAGAATCAGAAGCAGGTGTCGGACGCCAACCCGCAGCAGAAGGAGTACAACTGGGGGACCACAGAGATTGTTCGCTGGACCTCGACCGATGGTCAGAAGATGAGCGGCGTCCTGGTGAAGCCGGAGAACTTCGACCCGAGCAAGAAATATCCGATGATCGTTTATTTCTATGAGCGGTCGCTCAACCAGCTCCACAACCACCGTGTTCCCGCGCCGAGCGCTTCCGTTATCAACCCGACGGAGTATGCCAGCAACGGCTACCTTGTGTTCATGCCAGATATCGTTTATCGGGATGGCTACCCGGGAGAGAGCGCCGAGCAGTGCATTCTCTCGGGCACGGCAGCGGTGATTGATCGCGGCTATGTCGATCCCAAGCGGGTGGGCGTGCAGGGTCAGAGTTGGGGCGGTTATCAGGCCGCGTTCTTGATTACGCGCACGCGGATGTTTGCGGCGGCTTGTGCTGGTGCGCCGGTTGTGAATATGTTCAGCGCATATGGCGGCATTCGTTGGGGCTCTGGACTTGTACGGCAGATGCAGTATGAGCAGGGGCAGAGCCGCATTGGCGGCACGATGTGGGAGAAGCCTTTGCAGTACATCGAGAACTCGCCGATCTTTTGGGTCGACAAGATCGAAACGCCGCTCTTGATGATGAACAACGATCAGGATGGCGCGGTGCCGTATTGGCAGGGGATTGAGATGTTCACGGCGATGCGGCGGCTTGGCAAACCTGCTTGGCTGTTCGTTTATAACGGTGAGGATCACAACCTTGTGCAGCGTAAGAATCGGAAGGACTGGTCGGTGCGGATGCTGCAGTTCTTTGATTATTACTTGAAGGATGGCCCAGCCCCGGTCTGGCTGATTGAAGGCGTGCCAGCGGTGAAGAAGGGCAAGACGATGGGCACGGAGACGGTGCCGCCGAAGAAAGGGGGATAG
- a CDS encoding DUF559 domain-containing protein — protein sequence MRQNSKNHTVKARKNARRLRAEMGVSERVLWNLLRRDQTGFHWRRQVPIGPFVLDFYCSEASLAVEIDGEQHALRIDKDAARDAFFMEKGIQTVRFASLTLFDIDTAGLERILRDITAICEERSGRKATDVNPRRKRFQDSDR from the coding sequence ATGCGCCAAAACTCCAAGAATCACACGGTCAAAGCCCGAAAGAACGCTCGCAGGCTACGTGCGGAGATGGGGGTCTCAGAACGGGTGCTTTGGAATCTTCTCCGACGAGATCAGACAGGCTTTCATTGGCGGAGACAAGTCCCGATAGGGCCTTTCGTGCTCGACTTCTATTGCTCCGAAGCGAGCTTAGCTGTTGAAATTGATGGTGAGCAACACGCTCTGCGGATTGACAAGGACGCAGCACGCGATGCCTTTTTCATGGAAAAGGGGATTCAGACAGTGCGCTTCGCTTCGCTAACGCTTTTTGATATTGACACGGCTGGCTTGGAGAGAATCCTTCGTGATATCACCGCAATTTGCGAAGAGAGATCGGGTAGGAAGGCGACTGATGTGAACCCACGACGTAAGCGATTCCAAGATAGCGATCGGTGA